From the Spiroplasma chrysopicola DF-1 genome, one window contains:
- a CDS encoding DEAD/DEAH box helicase, which yields MEFNQLNLKPELLRAIEKEGYTNPTEIQAKSIPVIFDNKDLLGKSHTGTGKTAAFLLPILSNLQLEFKRPQAIILCPTRELAIQVLNQIRKFSQFLQGVNATLICGGSNMANQIYGLKKCNIVVGTPGRVIDHLNRRTLRLNNIKTIILDEADEMLKMGFKKDIDQVFSNIPNEHQTLLFSATMPKGVLEIVDKYQKEPVQIKISHQDREQNNIKQYYVNAQGYNKSDAFINLIKTTNPQLSIIFANTKIMTNQLSKLLLEQGIKNTVINGDKTQGERVRAMREFRAGNVKVLIATDVAARGIDVEGIDYVYNYDLPLEQEVYTHRIGRTARAGAEGVAISIISTRKDFLHLKSIEKYQRKETELYNLDLSMLPQEKFHSPNRSANRGWHSNFKKNAPGNWKSGGKSGKSNKKFR from the coding sequence ATGGAATTTAATCAATTAAATTTAAAACCAGAATTGCTTCGTGCAATCGAAAAAGAAGGATATACCAATCCAACTGAAATTCAAGCTAAATCAATTCCAGTGATTTTTGATAATAAAGATTTATTAGGAAAAAGTCATACTGGAACTGGTAAAACTGCCGCTTTTTTATTACCAATTTTAAGTAATTTACAATTAGAATTTAAACGTCCGCAGGCTATTATTTTATGTCCAACTCGTGAGTTGGCAATTCAAGTACTTAACCAAATTCGTAAGTTTTCCCAATTCTTACAAGGAGTTAATGCAACATTAATTTGTGGAGGGTCAAACATGGCCAACCAAATTTATGGGTTAAAAAAATGTAATATTGTCGTGGGAACACCAGGGCGAGTTATTGACCACTTAAACCGTCGTACTCTAAGATTAAACAATATTAAAACAATTATTTTAGATGAAGCCGATGAAATGTTAAAAATGGGATTCAAAAAGGATATTGACCAAGTTTTTAGCAATATTCCAAATGAACATCAAACACTATTATTTTCAGCAACAATGCCAAAAGGGGTCTTAGAAATTGTTGATAAATATCAAAAAGAACCAGTGCAAATTAAAATTAGTCACCAAGATCGTGAACAAAATAATATTAAACAATATTATGTTAATGCGCAAGGATACAATAAAAGTGATGCTTTTATTAATTTAATTAAAACAACTAATCCACAATTAAGTATTATCTTTGCTAATACAAAAATAATGACAAATCAATTGTCAAAATTATTGTTAGAACAAGGAATTAAAAATACAGTTATTAATGGTGATAAAACACAAGGAGAACGTGTTCGGGCAATGCGCGAATTCCGCGCAGGAAACGTTAAAGTTTTAATTGCAACCGATGTTGCTGCTCGTGGAATTGATGTTGAAGGAATTGACTATGTTTATAACTATGATTTACCGTTAGAACAAGAAGTCTATACGCACCGTATCGGACGAACAGCTCGTGCTGGGGCCGAAGGAGTTGCGATTTCAATTATTAGTACAAGAAAAGATTTCTTACATTTAAAAAGTATTGAAAAATACCAAAGAAAAGAAACTGAATTATATAATCTTGATTTATCAATGTTGCCACAAGAAAAATTCCACAGCCCCAATCGTTCAGCTAACCGTGGATGACATTCTAACTTTAAAAAGAATGCTCCTGGTAATTGAAAAAGTGGTGGAAAATCTGGTAAATCTAACAAAAAATTTCGTTAA
- the purB gene encoding adenylosuccinate lyase, protein MIERYQVPEISAIWNDDYKYAIWAKIEFLVCEGWAALGVIPASDIAKMQSNLKVDLPRMLALEEETKHDVVAFTRMLSESLGAEKRWIHFGLTSTDIVDTSQNYLMMQSNLIVLEQLQQLSNILKIKAKQYRQQLIMGRTHGMFAEPTSLGLKFLLWYEELQRCLQHFKQGARNVEVVKISGSVGNFAHIEPAVEEFVAKKLGMHSDPITTQVTSRDRHVSLFTAFGQIASLLEKMAIEFRHFQRTEVGELAEGFGKHQKGSSSMPHKKNPISSENICGLARLIRSNMQVTFENNLLWHERDISHSSNERIIIPDTYHLVVYTVKRMINVITNIVVNESRIANNIAQARGIYFSQVILSAIIKETNYSREEIYDFIQKCTLLAQAEQQDFKTVLITTGVEKYYPLAKLEELFDIKYFLRNLDKIYQRVLG, encoded by the coding sequence ATGATTGAACGTTATCAAGTTCCAGAAATTAGCGCCATTTGAAATGATGATTATAAGTATGCGATTTGAGCAAAAATTGAATTTCTTGTTTGTGAAGGGTGAGCTGCGCTGGGGGTAATCCCAGCTAGTGATATTGCCAAAATGCAAAGTAACTTAAAAGTGGATTTACCACGGATGTTAGCCTTAGAAGAAGAAACAAAGCATGATGTTGTTGCTTTTACTCGCATGTTATCAGAATCATTAGGAGCAGAAAAACGCTGAATCCATTTTGGTTTAACTTCAACAGATATTGTTGATACAAGCCAAAACTATTTAATGATGCAATCAAATTTAATTGTCTTAGAACAATTACAACAGTTAAGCAATATTTTAAAAATTAAAGCCAAACAATATCGCCAACAATTAATTATGGGCCGTACCCACGGGATGTTTGCCGAACCAACATCATTGGGATTAAAGTTTTTATTATGGTATGAGGAATTACAACGTTGTTTACAACATTTTAAACAAGGAGCTAGAAATGTTGAAGTTGTTAAAATTTCTGGTTCTGTTGGGAACTTTGCCCATATTGAACCTGCTGTCGAAGAATTTGTGGCAAAAAAATTAGGAATGCACAGTGATCCAATTACTACCCAAGTTACTTCTCGTGATCGTCATGTTAGTTTATTTACGGCTTTTGGTCAAATTGCTAGTTTATTAGAAAAAATGGCAATTGAGTTTCGTCATTTTCAACGCACAGAAGTTGGGGAATTAGCAGAAGGGTTTGGTAAACATCAAAAAGGTTCATCTTCAATGCCCCATAAAAAAAATCCAATTAGTTCTGAAAATATTTGTGGTTTAGCTCGTTTAATTCGTAGTAATATGCAAGTTACTTTTGAAAATAATTTATTATGACATGAACGAGATATTTCTCATAGTAGTAATGAGCGAATTATTATTCCTGATACTTATCATTTAGTTGTTTATACAGTAAAACGGATGATAAATGTTATTACTAATATTGTTGTTAATGAATCACGAATTGCTAATAATATTGCTCAAGCCCGCGGAATTTATTTTAGTCAAGTTATTTTATCGGCAATTATTAAAGAAACAAATTATTCACGCGAAGAAATTTATGATTTTATTCAAAAATGTACTTTATTAGCGCAAGCAGAACAGCAAGACTTTAAAACAGTCTTAATTACAACTGGGGTTGAAAAATATTATCCGCTGGCAAAACTAGAAGAATTGTTTGATATTAAATACTTCTTACGAAATCTTGATAAAATTTATCAACGTGTATTAGGATAA
- the argF gene encoding ornithine carbamoyltransferase encodes MAVNLKGRSFLKLLDFTPREIYYLLDLSKQLKEAKYAGVEQKPLAGKSVALLFQKDSTRTRCAFEVGAFDLGMHPVYLGPSGSQMGKKESIEDTAKVLGRMFDGIQFRGYKQADVEDLAKYSGVPVWNGLTDEFHPTQMLADIMTIQEAKGIRNVKGLKFVYFGDSRFNMANSYMVVCAKLGMHFVGCAPKDLWPNEKLLKECQTIAKENGGSIVMTDDPKRAAIDADAIATDVWVSMGEDPAVWGQRIKDLTPYQVTMDKIKQGKEDVIFLHCLPSFHDDKTDTAKDVIKQFGGTGELEVTDEVFNSHYSHVFEEAENRLHTIKAVMLATVRG; translated from the coding sequence ATGGCAGTTAATTTAAAAGGAAGAAGCTTTTTAAAATTATTAGACTTTACCCCAAGAGAAATTTATTATTTATTAGATTTATCGAAACAATTAAAAGAGGCAAAATATGCCGGAGTTGAACAAAAACCATTAGCAGGAAAATCAGTGGCGTTATTATTTCAAAAAGATTCAACAAGAACTCGTTGTGCTTTTGAAGTCGGAGCCTTTGATTTGGGAATGCACCCAGTTTATTTAGGACCAAGTGGTAGCCAAATGGGGAAAAAAGAATCAATCGAAGATACAGCAAAAGTTTTAGGTCGTATGTTTGATGGGATTCAATTCCGTGGATATAAACAAGCTGATGTTGAAGATTTAGCAAAATATTCAGGGGTACCTGTTTGAAATGGTTTAACTGATGAATTTCACCCAACTCAAATGTTAGCTGATATTATGACAATCCAAGAAGCAAAAGGCATTCGTAATGTTAAAGGATTAAAATTTGTTTACTTTGGGGATTCACGTTTTAATATGGCTAATAGTTATATGGTAGTTTGTGCCAAATTAGGAATGCATTTTGTTGGGTGTGCTCCAAAAGACTTATGACCAAATGAAAAATTATTAAAAGAATGTCAAACAATTGCCAAGGAAAATGGGGGATCAATTGTTATGACTGATGACCCAAAAAGAGCTGCAATTGACGCTGATGCAATTGCAACGGATGTTTGAGTATCAATGGGAGAAGATCCTGCAGTTTGAGGACAACGAATTAAAGATTTAACGCCATATCAAGTAACAATGGATAAAATTAAACAAGGGAAAGAAGATGTTATATTCTTACATTGTTTACCAAGTTTTCACGATGATAAAACCGATACTGCCAAAGATGTTATTAAACAATTTGGGGGAACTGGGGAATTAGAAGTAACTGATGAAGTTTTTAATTCACATTATTCACATGTTTTTGAAGAAGCGGAAAATCGCTTACATACAATTAAAGCTGTAATGTTAGCAACAGTTCGCGGATAA
- the arcC gene encoding carbamate kinase, protein MARIVVALGGNALGNSPLEQQEIVKETAKAMVDIIASGQELIIAHGNGPQVGMINNAFEEAAKVNNKIPLMPFPECGAMSQAYIGFHLQNAILNELTKRQIKKNVVTVVTQVEVDPKDPAFQNPTKPIGAFYSEQEAKALAAKNNFTVKEDAGRGWRRVIASPQPLKIVEKQIIEDLIAAGHIVITVGGGGIPVINSPDGLHGVPAVIDKDFASAKLAEVVKADYLMILTAVPQVAINYGKPEQKMLDHLTIAQANEYISQHQFAPGSMLPKVQAAMRFAQLGKDKTAIIADLAQAKDAIAGKAGTTIKL, encoded by the coding sequence ATGGCTCGAATTGTCGTTGCCTTAGGAGGGAATGCCTTAGGGAATTCTCCTCTTGAACAACAAGAAATCGTTAAAGAAACTGCTAAAGCAATGGTTGATATTATTGCTAGTGGCCAAGAATTAATTATTGCCCATGGGAATGGGCCACAAGTTGGGATGATTAACAATGCCTTTGAAGAAGCAGCAAAAGTTAATAATAAAATCCCGTTAATGCCATTTCCTGAATGTGGGGCAATGTCACAAGCATATATTGGTTTCCATTTGCAAAATGCAATCCTAAACGAATTAACAAAACGTCAAATTAAAAAAAATGTTGTCACAGTTGTGACACAAGTGGAAGTTGATCCAAAAGATCCTGCTTTCCAAAATCCAACTAAACCAATTGGGGCTTTTTATTCCGAACAAGAGGCCAAAGCGCTAGCGGCAAAAAATAATTTTACCGTTAAAGAAGATGCGGGACGAGGATGACGACGTGTAATTGCTTCACCCCAACCTTTAAAAATTGTTGAAAAACAAATTATTGAAGATTTAATTGCTGCTGGTCATATTGTTATTACTGTCGGAGGGGGCGGAATCCCAGTGATTAACTCACCCGACGGTTTACATGGTGTCCCAGCGGTAATTGATAAGGATTTTGCTAGTGCAAAGTTAGCAGAAGTTGTTAAAGCCGATTATTTAATGATCTTAACAGCTGTTCCCCAAGTTGCAATTAATTATGGTAAACCAGAGCAAAAAATGTTAGATCATTTGACAATTGCCCAAGCAAATGAGTATATTAGCCAACATCAATTTGCTCCAGGTAGTATGTTGCCAAAAGTCCAGGCTGCAATGCGTTTTGCCCAACTGGGAAAAGATAAAACAGCAATTATTGCTGATTTAGCGCAAGCAAAAGATGCGATTGCTGGTAAAGCTGGAACAACAATTAAATTATAA
- the rsmI gene encoding 16S rRNA (cytidine(1402)-2'-O)-methyltransferase has translation MANNVKQYSFKSELPTVYLVATPIGNLGEMTPRAVDVLMHQVAKIYCEDTRNTLKLLNHFGIHKELVSLNKDNEKERYAKIVGDLTNNLSIAIVSDAGYPLISDPGYYIINSLIAAQNCNIVPLSGANAALNALVASGLNPTHFLFYGFLAAQGAKKKEQLASLRELPYTTIFYESPHRLLATLESIHQQWGNRLCCVVKELTKIHEQFYRGTIAELLAFLPKEANIEQGEYVIVVAGYDLEANKDSPADLQLIQEIDFLIKNNNYRIKQAIDIIANKYDISKNILYNMYHKSIGDEDNETKS, from the coding sequence ATGGCAAATAATGTTAAACAATATAGTTTTAAAAGTGAATTACCAACCGTTTATTTAGTTGCAACCCCAATTGGTAACTTGGGAGAAATGACACCCCGTGCTGTTGATGTGTTAATGCATCAAGTGGCAAAAATTTATTGTGAAGATACTCGTAATACCCTTAAACTCTTAAACCATTTTGGGATTCATAAGGAATTAGTTTCATTAAATAAAGATAATGAAAAAGAACGATATGCAAAGATTGTTGGGGATTTAACTAATAATCTTTCAATTGCAATTGTTAGTGATGCAGGCTATCCTTTAATTAGTGATCCGGGTTATTATATTATTAATAGTTTAATTGCTGCCCAGAATTGTAATATTGTGCCACTTTCAGGAGCTAATGCCGCTTTAAATGCTTTAGTTGCTTCGGGGTTAAATCCAACGCATTTTTTGTTTTATGGTTTTTTAGCCGCTCAAGGAGCAAAGAAAAAAGAACAATTAGCTAGTTTGCGAGAATTACCATACACAACTATTTTTTATGAAAGTCCACACCGTTTATTAGCAACTTTAGAATCGATTCATCAACAATGAGGCAATCGTTTGTGTTGTGTTGTCAAAGAATTAACGAAAATTCATGAGCAATTTTATCGCGGGACAATTGCAGAATTATTAGCATTTTTGCCAAAAGAGGCAAATATTGAACAAGGGGAATATGTTATTGTTGTGGCTGGCTATGATTTGGAAGCCAATAAAGATAGCCCAGCGGATTTACAGTTGATCCAGGAAATTGATTTTTTAATTAAAAATAACAATTATCGTATTAAACAAGCAATTGATATTATTGCAAATAAATATGATATTAGTAAAAATATTTTATATAATATGTATCATAAAAGTATAGGTGATGAAGACAATGAAACAAAAAGCTAA
- a CDS encoding arginine deiminase, translating to MAGKYAINVYSEIGNLKTVLLHRPGDELANLSPDLLERLLFDDTPDLVVAQQEHDAFAKTLKDNGVEVLYIEKLTEETITEHPHLREELLTKFLAESGANKEYLEELKKYLQKLSNKDLVNKMIAGVTKHELGVPVKDGYPLVVDPLPNILFQRDPFASIGNGATINHMFTVTRRRETLFIDLVLKHHSRFKDQVKFWYDREEKHSIEGGDILVLNEKALIIGVSQRTELEAIKKVAERIIADSSISYEKVIALDLKTKNRAFMHLDTVFTNIDYDKFIAHPLIFENINEFQIFEITKTGMNKIDKKLEDYLSEQVGKPVQFLKCGGDDPIAQAREQWNDGTNVLTIKPGEVIAYSRNHITVEILKKAGVKVHEIASSELSRGRGGPRCMSMPIWRENI from the coding sequence ATGGCAGGTAAATACGCTATTAATGTATATTCGGAAATAGGAAATTTAAAAACAGTATTATTACACCGTCCAGGTGATGAGTTGGCTAATTTGTCTCCTGATCTTTTAGAAAGATTATTATTTGATGACACCCCTGATTTGGTGGTTGCGCAACAAGAACATGATGCTTTTGCAAAAACGCTAAAAGATAATGGTGTTGAGGTATTATATATTGAAAAGTTGACTGAAGAAACTATTACAGAACATCCACATTTACGTGAAGAATTATTAACAAAATTCTTAGCAGAATCTGGAGCAAATAAGGAATATTTAGAAGAATTAAAAAAATATTTACAGAAATTATCTAACAAGGACTTAGTAAATAAAATGATTGCTGGGGTAACAAAACATGAGCTAGGAGTACCAGTAAAAGATGGTTATCCATTAGTTGTTGATCCCCTTCCAAATATTTTATTCCAACGTGACCCGTTTGCATCAATTGGAAATGGGGCAACAATTAACCATATGTTTACCGTAACAAGAAGACGGGAAACTTTATTTATTGATCTTGTTTTAAAACATCATTCACGTTTTAAAGATCAAGTAAAATTTTGATATGATCGTGAAGAAAAACATAGTATTGAAGGGGGAGACATTTTAGTTCTAAATGAAAAAGCCCTAATTATTGGAGTTTCACAACGAACAGAATTAGAAGCAATTAAAAAAGTTGCAGAAAGAATCATTGCTGATAGTTCAATTTCATATGAAAAAGTTATTGCCTTAGATTTAAAAACAAAAAACCGTGCCTTTATGCATTTAGATACTGTTTTTACTAACATTGATTATGATAAATTTATTGCTCACCCTTTAATTTTTGAAAACATCAATGAGTTCCAAATTTTTGAAATTACAAAAACAGGAATGAATAAAATTGATAAAAAATTAGAAGACTATTTATCAGAACAAGTTGGAAAGCCAGTTCAGTTCTTAAAATGTGGTGGGGATGACCCAATTGCCCAAGCAAGAGAACAATGAAATGATGGAACAAATGTTTTAACAATTAAACCAGGAGAAGTTATTGCATATTCACGTAATCACATTACCGTAGAAATTTTGAAAAAAGCAGGAGTAAAAGTACATGAAATTGCTTCATCAGAATTATCACGTGGTCGTGGAGGACCTCGTTGTATGTCAATGCCAATCTGGCGAGAAAATATTTAA
- the pth gene encoding aminoacyl-tRNA hydrolase, whose amino-acid sequence MKLIVGLGNPGGEYQLTRHNVGFLAVDKLVAKYQAQGPKQGFDGIYWETKINGEKVFFLQPQTYMNLSGKSVGAMQHFFKISASDLLIIYDDKDIEFGKIKLRPTGSSAGHNGIKDLINKLGTEHFCRIKIGIGNNKLIAMHNWVLGKFSPQELVTLETEVLVKTTELVGKYLEQNISFEKLMSEYNGK is encoded by the coding sequence ATGAAATTAATTGTAGGATTAGGAAACCCAGGAGGAGAATATCAACTAACGCGTCATAATGTCGGCTTTTTAGCGGTTGATAAATTAGTGGCAAAGTACCAAGCCCAAGGTCCAAAACAGGGATTTGATGGGATATATTGGGAAACTAAAATTAATGGTGAAAAAGTATTTTTTCTCCAACCCCAAACTTATATGAATTTAAGTGGTAAAAGTGTTGGGGCAATGCAGCATTTTTTCAAGATCTCAGCTAGTGATTTATTAATTATTTATGATGACAAAGATATTGAATTTGGCAAAATTAAATTACGACCAACAGGATCAAGTGCTGGTCATAATGGGATTAAAGATTTAATTAATAAGTTGGGAACAGAACACTTTTGCCGTATTAAAATTGGGATTGGTAATAATAAGTTAATTGCCATGCACAATTGAGTTCTTGGAAAGTTTTCACCCCAAGAGTTAGTAACTTTAGAAACTGAAGTTTTAGTTAAAACAACCGAATTGGTGGGAAAGTATCTTGAACAAAATATTAGTTTTGAAAAGCTAATGAGTGAATATAATGGCAAATAA
- a CDS encoding YfcC family protein — protein MSDLKPKNKKKFKFKLPTAFTILLGITLLIIIISWIPGTTGAWTDSNNEIHKGGAAGIFDLFLAPMYGFRDKVDVIVFILVLGGFLGIVIESKALDAGIGRLVAKMKGREVWIIPIIMVLFSIGGTVYGMGEETIALYPVIIPVLLAAGFDVLTAIMTILLGAGLGVIGSTLNPFVVQIAVDNAGVEGLTSSTGIVWRIISWVLLTAGGVSFVMWYALRVRRDPTKSPLFSRKDFYEGEFAIAENLPEYTKKRKAIMGLFTITFILMIFSLIAWSQFGVSAFESMTKWVSEHAPWIANFYAPIGNWYFLEIAALFFIASIVIAAFDWKGEEKLVNGFVRGSADILSVCLIIAFAAGIGYIMQNTGMQTKLVNGLSSPMSGLGTTGFIIVAFLFFLIISFVIPSTSGFATAVFPILGPVANSVTTGLASGTITAFSFANGIINLVSPTSAILMAALSISKVSYDKFLKAAWPVIIGIVGLAVILLATGSLLPISNGGVWF, from the coding sequence ATGAGTGACTTAAAACCAAAAAATAAAAAGAAGTTTAAGTTTAAATTACCAACCGCCTTTACAATTTTATTAGGAATAACTTTGTTAATTATTATAATTTCATGAATTCCTGGGACAACTGGAGCATGAACAGATAGTAATAATGAAATCCATAAAGGTGGAGCCGCTGGGATTTTTGACTTATTCTTAGCACCAATGTATGGTTTTCGTGATAAAGTCGATGTCATTGTCTTTATTTTAGTATTAGGAGGCTTTTTAGGAATCGTTATTGAATCAAAAGCCCTTGATGCTGGAATTGGTCGTTTAGTTGCGAAAATGAAAGGGCGCGAAGTTTGAATAATTCCAATTATTATGGTGTTATTTTCAATTGGAGGAACAGTTTACGGAATGGGTGAAGAAACTATTGCCCTGTATCCTGTTATTATTCCAGTTTTATTAGCAGCCGGATTTGATGTTCTAACTGCAATTATGACAATTTTATTAGGAGCAGGATTAGGAGTTATTGGTTCAACTTTAAACCCCTTTGTTGTGCAAATTGCCGTTGATAATGCCGGAGTTGAAGGATTAACTTCTTCAACTGGAATTGTTTGAAGAATTATTTCTTGAGTATTACTTACTGCTGGAGGTGTTAGTTTTGTCATGTGATATGCTTTGCGTGTTCGTCGTGACCCAACAAAATCACCATTATTTAGTCGTAAAGACTTTTATGAAGGAGAATTTGCGATTGCTGAAAACTTACCAGAGTATACAAAAAAACGTAAAGCAATTATGGGGTTATTTACCATTACCTTTATTTTAATGATTTTCTCATTAATTGCTTGAAGCCAATTTGGCGTCAGTGCTTTTGAATCAATGACAAAATGAGTCAGTGAACATGCACCATGAATTGCTAATTTCTATGCCCCAATTGGGAATTGATATTTCTTAGAAATTGCCGCTTTATTCTTTATTGCTTCAATTGTAATTGCAGCATTTGATTGAAAAGGGGAAGAAAAATTAGTTAATGGCTTTGTTCGTGGATCAGCTGATATTTTATCAGTTTGTTTAATTATTGCTTTTGCAGCCGGAATTGGTTATATTATGCAAAATACCGGAATGCAAACAAAATTAGTTAATGGACTATCATCACCAATGTCAGGTTTAGGAACAACTGGATTTATTATTGTTGCCTTCCTCTTCTTCTTGATTATTTCGTTTGTTATCCCATCAACATCAGGATTTGCAACCGCTGTTTTCCCAATTTTAGGACCAGTTGCTAATAGTGTTACAACTGGATTAGCGTCAGGTACAATTACCGCGTTCTCATTTGCGAACGGAATTATTAATTTAGTTTCACCAACAAGTGCGATCTTAATGGCGGCATTGTCAATTTCAAAAGTCTCATATGATAAATTCTTAAAAGCCGCTTGACCAGTGATTATTGGAATTGTTGGCTTAGCAGTTATTTTATTAGCAACAGGATCATTATTACCAATTTCAAATGGTGGAGTTTGATTCTAA
- the topA gene encoding type I DNA topoisomerase: MSNTLVIMESPTKTKAVQKYLGEGFIVLSSEGHIRNLATTGDFGLGVDINTFEPKYKMERNKKELVKQLKGLAKTAQLVVLATDPDREGEAIAYHLNEVLGCQEKSKRVRFNEITKDAVLTAFENQTEIDMNLVKSQEARRILDRFIGFRLSKLLQKKIRSKSAGRVQSVALKLVVEREKEWQSFIPEEYWTIEGTYKKATVKLSKYNNQKLELKTEAEILKIKTEITNQFIVTEIKEQERQRKSPNPHTTSTMLQEASSKLGFVSNKTSLIAQQLYEGIKVNDNITGFITYPRTDSIRLSDKFTQDAFDYISINYGKEYLGEVKTSAKKKNIQDAHEAIRPTDLTMTPEQAKDYLTRDQLRLYKIIYARSLASLMASAKLIGKTIFLTNNAYEFKMTGSTVAFSGFLKCYVFDDESDDEIIKLPNLKVDQTIELDDLYGLRHFTKPPSRYSEAKLIKLLEEIGVGRPSTYAPIMRTLKERGYIIVENKSIKATEKGILTSDKLQEFFNDIINESYTSSIEESLDVISNGKLEPKPLLKEFWERFEPRIEAAMELMEEIPIEKAGIDCPNCGLDLVYRYGKYGKFIACSGFPKCRYIHQTGPKFGQCPACGTGEIILKFNKRHQRFKACTNYPNCEYTDSYQEPKNSSGEEDQNEETDQNGLYRIKII, from the coding sequence ATGTCAAACACATTAGTAATTATGGAATCACCAACTAAAACTAAAGCTGTTCAAAAATATTTAGGCGAGGGTTTTATTGTTTTATCATCGGAAGGCCATATTAGAAACTTAGCAACAACTGGTGATTTTGGTTTAGGAGTTGATATTAATACTTTTGAACCAAAATATAAGATGGAACGTAATAAAAAAGAACTTGTTAAGCAACTAAAAGGGTTAGCTAAAACAGCACAATTAGTTGTTCTGGCAACTGACCCTGATCGTGAAGGGGAAGCAATTGCTTATCATTTAAATGAAGTATTAGGTTGTCAAGAAAAATCAAAGCGAGTACGATTTAATGAGATTACCAAAGATGCTGTTTTAACAGCATTTGAAAACCAAACAGAAATTGATATGAATTTAGTAAAATCACAAGAAGCACGCCGAATTTTAGATCGTTTTATTGGTTTTCGGTTAAGTAAATTATTACAAAAAAAGATTAGATCAAAATCAGCAGGTCGTGTCCAATCTGTTGCGTTGAAATTAGTTGTTGAACGGGAAAAAGAATGACAAAGTTTTATTCCGGAAGAATACTGAACTATTGAAGGAACATATAAAAAAGCGACCGTTAAATTAAGTAAATATAATAATCAAAAACTAGAGTTAAAAACAGAAGCTGAAATTTTAAAAATTAAAACAGAAATTACTAACCAATTCATTGTGACTGAAATTAAAGAACAAGAACGCCAGCGAAAATCACCAAATCCCCATACAACTTCAACAATGCTACAAGAAGCTAGCAGTAAATTGGGATTTGTTTCAAATAAAACGTCCTTAATTGCTCAACAATTATATGAAGGAATTAAAGTTAATGATAATATTACTGGGTTTATTACTTACCCGCGAACAGATTCAATTCGTTTAAGTGATAAATTTACCCAAGATGCATTTGATTATATTAGCATTAATTATGGCAAAGAATATCTTGGTGAAGTAAAAACTAGTGCAAAAAAGAAAAATATTCAAGATGCCCATGAAGCAATTCGCCCAACTGATTTAACAATGACTCCGGAACAAGCAAAAGATTATTTAACACGTGATCAATTACGGTTATATAAAATTATTTATGCTCGTAGTTTAGCTAGTTTAATGGCAAGTGCGAAATTAATTGGGAAAACAATTTTCCTAACAAATAATGCATATGAATTTAAAATGACGGGAAGTACTGTTGCTTTTAGCGGGTTTTTAAAATGTTATGTGTTTGATGATGAAAGTGACGATGAAATTATTAAATTACCAAATTTAAAAGTTGATCAAACAATTGAACTGGATGATTTATACGGTCTTCGTCATTTTACAAAACCCCCAAGTCGTTATTCGGAAGCAAAACTGATTAAATTGTTAGAAGAAATTGGGGTTGGTCGCCCCTCAACTTATGCACCAATTATGCGGACATTAAAAGAACGTGGTTATATTATTGTTGAAAATAAAAGCATTAAAGCAACTGAAAAAGGGATTTTAACTAGTGATAAACTACAAGAGTTCTTTAATGACATTATTAATGAAAGTTATACTTCTTCAATTGAAGAATCATTAGATGTTATTTCAAATGGAAAGTTAGAGCCAAAACCATTATTAAAAGAGTTTTGGGAGCGCTTTGAACCACGAATTGAAGCGGCAATGGAATTAATGGAAGAAATTCCAATTGAAAAGGCAGGAATTGACTGCCCTAATTGTGGCCTTGATTTAGTTTATCGTTATGGTAAATATGGTAAATTTATTGCTTGTTCAGGCTTTCCAAAATGTCGTTATATTCATCAAACCGGACCAAAATTTGGGCAATGTCCTGCTTGCGGAACTGGGGAAATTATTTTGAAGTTTAATAAACGCCACCAGCGTTTTAAAGCTTGTACGAATTATCCTAATTGTGAATATACTGATTCGTATCAAGAACCAAAGAATAGTTCTGGTGAAGAAGATCAAAACGAAGAAACAGACCAAAACGGATTATATCGAATTAAAATTATTTAA